From Leptolyngbya sp. 'hensonii':
GCCAAAATCGGGGAAATGTCGATAGCTCCCAGAGGAGGAATCAGGCGGCGGAAAATATTCAGATAGGGGTCAGTCAGTTGACTTAACGCTGCAAACGGCTGGGAGTACCAATCAATATTGGGAAACCAGGTTAGCAGAATACGGATGATCAGTAAAGCCGTATAGATGTTAATGAACTGGACCAAAGTTGAGAGTAGCAAAGTCATTGGCACGTCCTTAATTGATGTCGCATCGATTCCCAGGATTAGTTAATTTAATCCGTGATCCTAAACATACTCTAACGAATTCAGGGCAGGGTTCAAGGGGGTTCAGGAATCTCTTGTCAGGGATTGTTCGCTATCCTCATCCTGACCATGACCATTGATTGTTCCTAACTTTTGGCGCACATCGTCAATCGCATCATTCAGTTGGGCAATTTTATCCTCCAGCCCTCGCCGGGCTGCTTCAATATTTTTACCATCCGGAGATTTCAGAGGACGCTTTTTCTGCT
This genomic window contains:
- a CDS encoding YggT family protein, with the protein product MTLLLSTLVQFINIYTALLIIRILLTWFPNIDWYSQPFAALSQLTDPYLNIFRRLIPPLGAIDISPILAIFLLQFLQSVLAPYGPLRALLSLG